In Carnobacterium sp. CP1, the following are encoded in one genomic region:
- a CDS encoding GntR family transcriptional regulator, producing the protein MLAKYKKVANELRKRIQQGYYSAKEVLPDQKTLALEFETSRVTIKKALDVLYVEGFIYTIQGSGTYIKKNAFQLSESGVKIGQNMGLTHQIDESVELTNEILAFGVRFPNEEESGQLFLKPENPVYEIKRLRILNAKPYSIEYTIIPVEIVSGLTTDILNHSVYDYIQNELGLVFGGNRQTIKAAQPNEYDKKYLNCAVDEPVLEVTKVMFLESGTPFEFSKVRHRFDMVEFSFVNPSSQI; encoded by the coding sequence ATGCTGGCAAAATATAAAAAGGTAGCAAATGAATTACGTAAAAGGATCCAACAAGGTTATTACTCAGCAAAAGAAGTTCTGCCAGACCAAAAAACATTGGCATTGGAGTTTGAAACTAGTCGTGTAACAATAAAAAAAGCTTTAGATGTCTTGTACGTTGAAGGGTTTATTTATACGATTCAAGGGTCGGGAACGTATATAAAGAAAAATGCATTCCAATTATCAGAATCTGGAGTTAAAATTGGACAAAATATGGGGCTTACTCACCAAATTGATGAAAGCGTAGAATTAACCAATGAAATTTTAGCTTTTGGCGTACGTTTTCCAAATGAAGAGGAAAGCGGGCAGCTTTTTTTAAAACCTGAAAATCCAGTTTATGAAATTAAGCGGTTAAGAATATTAAATGCTAAGCCTTATTCAATTGAGTATACGATTATTCCTGTTGAAATTGTCTCTGGTTTGACAACCGATATTCTCAACCATTCTGTTTATGATTATATCCAAAATGAGCTTGGGTTAGTCTTTGGAGGAAACCGACAAACGATCAAGGCAGCACAACCTAATGAATACGATAAAAAATATTTGAATTGTGCTGTTGACGAACCGGTTTTGGAAGTGACCAAAGTAATGTTTTTGGAAAGCGGCACGCCTTTTGAATTTTCGAAAGTACGGCATCGTTTTGACATGGTCGAATTTTCTTTTGTTAATCCAAGCAGTCAGATTTAA